In the Pan paniscus chromosome 8, NHGRI_mPanPan1-v2.0_pri, whole genome shotgun sequence genome, one interval contains:
- the KLLN gene encoding killin → MDRPGPGSARPGRTVHVWGYRVEWKVRNGRKLQPSEWAGRGDLGGFKRRWKDTRATVGTTFRRRSRVSLVGELSKFPLPSDSSRGKSSSSFARGALAWCRQRNPNPSCAAAETGARTSLPKERCRGWRLGSWLHKHPHPNTCPRLPALLAAADSYRTRGESPQTGATPRLLP, encoded by the coding sequence ATGGATCGCCCGGGGCCAGGCTCCGCGCGCCCCGGCCGGACCGTGCACGTTTGGGGTTACCGGGTTGAGTGGAAAGTACGGAACGGTAGGAAGCTGCAGCCCAGCGAGTGGGCGGGGCGAGGAGACCTAGGAGGGTTCAAAAGGAGGTGGAAGGATACACGGGCCACAGTCGGAACTACTTTCCGAAGGAGGTCACGTGTGTCCCTAGTTGGGGAACTTTCCAAATTCCCACTCCCCAGTGATAGCTCTAGAGGCAAGTCGTCTTCTTCTTTTGCTCGGGGTGCTCTTGCCTGGTGCAGGCAGCGGAACCCCAACCCTTCCTGCGCCGCGGCGGAAACAGGGGCTCGGACCAGCCTCCCGAAGGAGCGCTGTCGGGGCTGGCGCTTGGGGAGCTGGTTACACAAGCACCCACATCCAAACACGTGCCCCCGCCTCCCCGCCTTGCTGGCTGCCGCCGATTCTTACAGAACGCGGGGAGAGAGTCCCCAAACTGGTGCCACTCCTCGCCTGCTACCCTAA